The DNA segment GTGGGCAACTCTTTCTCAATGACCTGCTGCAGAAGTTTTTGAGCTGATCGCTCTAAGGAAATCGAATGGATCTGGTACTCGACCTGCTCGCCACCGTATCCCGCTGGAGCCGTAGCAACCTGTCGGAAATCTCCCTGGCGCTGGTAGGCTGCCTGTTGGTGCTATTCGGCGCCGATATCAAGGGTTGGGTCGAAGCACGCCTGGGCAACATCGCCGGCGCCTTGCGCGTACCGTTGATGGCCCTGCTGTGCATGATCGGCAGCGGTGCTGCGCTGATCTACGCCACACCCTGGATTGTGCGGGGGTTGAGCCAGTTCAATAACTACAGCCTGGCACCGGTGCTGTTGGTGGTGCTGGTGTTGATTGGCGTGGTTGCCGACCGCCGCTGACTCAAAGCCCACCACAAAACAACTGTGGGAGCTGGCTTGCCTGCGATGCAAGCACCTCGGTGTATCAGTGACACCGAAGTGATGCTATCGCCGGCAAGCCAGCTCCCGCAGTTAATCGCATTTCAGCTTGCTAGCTGATTACGCCAGCTTTTCGAACTTCAAATCCCAAACCCCATGCCCCAATCGCTCGCCACGGCGTTCGAACTTGGTGATCGGACGCTCGGCCGGGCGTGGTACGCACTGACCATCTTCGGCCAGGTTGCGGTAGCCAGGGGCGACGTTCATCACTTCCAGCATGTACTCCGCATACGGTTCCCAATCGGTGGCCATGTGCAGGATGCCGCCGACCTTGAGTTTGCTGCGCACCAGCTCCGCGAAGGACGCCTGGACGATACGGCGCTTGTGGTGACGGCTCTTGTGCCATGGATCCGGGAAAAACAGCATCAGGCGGTCGAGGCTGTTGTCGGCGATGCATCGGTTGAGCACTTCGATCGCGTCGCAGTCATAGACCCGCAGGTTTTTCAGGCCCTGGGTCAGCACGCCGTTGAGCAGTGCGCCCACGCCCGGACGGTGCACTTCCACACCGATAAAGTCTTGCTCGGGCGACGCTGCAGCCATTTCCAGCAGGGAATGGCCCATGCCGAAGCCGATCTCCAGGGAGCGCGGGGCAGAACGGCCAAACACCTGGTCAAAGTCCACCGGCGCGTCAGCCAGGGGCAGGACGAACAGCGGCGCGCCTTGGTCGAGGCCCTTTTGCTGGCCTTCGGTCATGCGCCCGGCACGCATCACAAAACTCTTGATGCGGCGGTGCTTGGACTCGTCGCCTTCTTCCACGGGGTTCGGCGTTTCGTTTGATTCAGT comes from the Pseudomonas shahriarae genome and includes:
- the trmB gene encoding tRNA (guanosine(46)-N7)-methyltransferase TrmB, which codes for MTESNETPNPVEEGDESKHRRIKSFVMRAGRMTEGQQKGLDQGAPLFVLPLADAPVDFDQVFGRSAPRSLEIGFGMGHSLLEMAAASPEQDFIGVEVHRPGVGALLNGVLTQGLKNLRVYDCDAIEVLNRCIADNSLDRLMLFFPDPWHKSRHHKRRIVQASFAELVRSKLKVGGILHMATDWEPYAEYMLEVMNVAPGYRNLAEDGQCVPRPAERPITKFERRGERLGHGVWDLKFEKLA
- a CDS encoding DUF3392 domain-containing protein — encoded protein: MDLVLDLLATVSRWSRSNLSEISLALVGCLLVLFGADIKGWVEARLGNIAGALRVPLMALLCMIGSGAALIYATPWIVRGLSQFNNYSLAPVLLVVLVLIGVVADRR